DNA from Rhodopirellula islandica:
GTTGGCTTGTTTGTGGACGGTTTCCCCTGTTTGGAGGGCCATTCACGGGCGAGAATGGCTGCTTGGAGGCTCCCTGCTCACGATTGTGGTTGAGTGAGCGCATCCGAGTCGAACAGTTGTCCCCAACTGTTCCGTCGCCTCCCGCACCACGGTGAAGGCCTGCGATTGTTTCGTCCTGCTCAACCAACGCAGGCAGCGGCTTGGACTTCAGCTTGCAAGGTGTCGCGTTCCAGTGCCCTGCGATTCAGCCTCCCTGCCCTTCGATGCTCCGGCGTTTCTCCGAGTAGCCGCAGCCAACTCAAAACCGTCGTTCTTGGACGGCTTCATGGCCCAGCGGCGAACGGCCGATCAGCAATGCGGCAACCGCCCCGGCGATGAACCCGCCCGCGTGAGCCCACCAAGCGACTCCTCCCGCTTCGCCCCCGGTGAGCGACCCCAGACTGTTGACGAGCTGGATCACAAACCAGATCCCGAGGAACACAGGACCGGGCAAGACAAACGTCGGGAACACAAACATCAACGGCAACACCGCCACCACGCGAGCATGCGGGTACAAAAACGCATAAGCTCCCATCACACCCGCGATCGCACCGCTGGCCCCCAGCGTCGGCACGGGACTGCCTGGGTCACTGAGCAAATGTGCTAGCCCGGCGAACACACCTGTCCCGAGATACAGCAGCACATACCCCAAGTGCCCCAAGCGGTCCTCGACATTGTCGCCAAAAATATACAAGAACCACATGTTGCCCAGGAAATGCATCCACCCACCATGCAGGAACATGCAGGTGATCAACGTCGCCCACACCGGCACCGCTGCCGGACCAATTTCCTGCCGCACCTCCATGACTTCGACACCGCGAGGCGTTTGAACCGCGACACGTTGCTGCATGACCGGCGTGGTGTCCGGATCCGTGATTCGCAAGGGGACCATCGAGAATCCGCTGATGATCGCTTCGCTTTGGTCCGACGACGCTTGCTGAGCCAAGAACGCAAACGCGCACAGGGCAATGACCAAGTAATTGACCACCGGCGTGGTCCGGCTGGGGATGTCATCGCGAATCGGAATCATAGGGGGTCACCGCAAAGGTGGTCTCGTGTGATGTTGGCGGATCTGATTGACCAAACGAAACGCCGGGGGATGTGATCGAACAAGGTTCACCAGTTTGCTGGTCGATGCCTTCCAATGTGGTGCCACCAAACTTGGCTGCCCGCCGGCATACCAAAGATCGTTGAGCACCAAGGTCAACACACCAGGTTTCGCGGCATTCTCGTCATTCAGTTTCATGGGTGAACCGCGATAGCGTGCTCGCAAGTCCAACTCCGCTTGGGAGAGTCCGACTTCATTCGGGGCGAGACCGGTTCCCAGAGGCGATTCTGATCGCAGCGTGATTGCCAGCAGAAACCGCATGCGTGCCAATGCCGTCGATCGATTGCGACCCTGTTGTCGCTGCTCGGTCGCCTCGGCCGTGATCGTGCCAATCTCGGGGACTCCCGAATCAAACGTCAGGAACGCTCCCGACGCAGTTCGATTTCGATGCTGTCCGCCTGGGCCGCTGCGAGATTGCGTTCGCAACTGGCAGCGTTTCTCGATCTCTTCGACCGGCCAGAGACATGGGTGCGTGCCCACGGACATCGGGAGCGGCATCCGCTGCTCGGGCGATGGCCACGAAGGCGCTGTCTCCGAAGGGGGCGTGGAAGGATCCGACACGGTTAGAACAAGCAATAGGAGGGGATCTGGACAGAGAGTTCAGATGCCCATCAACCGTTCGATCGAGTGCTTGGCATCTTTCCACAACGGTTTCGATGGCAATCGAAGCACCGCTTGGCAACTGGCTCCGTCCCAGCGTAGCAACCCGTCGAGTTCCCGATCAGTGGTCGCGGTTTGTCCTGCGAATGAAGGATCCTGCGGGCGAACCATGCTCTCAATCGAAAGATCACACACCGCCTCGTAGGCCAGTTCCTCCTCCGGTTTTGTCGCAGCGACTTGTTCGCCGACCAACTCCATGGGTGAGACACCGCGCACGTGGGTCCTGATCTTTCGGCCTGGCATCGAGGGCAGCGTCACACTCACCGGCACGCCCTCGGCGATCCGATTGCGGTCCGAGGCGTTGATGTTCACGACCACTTCCAACCGAGGATCGGACGCGATTCGGCACCAGGCAACGCGATCTTCTGTGGTCTCACCCACCGTTGGTCGCAGAGTGAACGGATCCTCCATTCGCCAATCGCGATGATTCTTCGGAGTCGTTGGTGCTGCCGATGCCGGCAGCACCAACCCCGCTTGTGGGCTGACCAAACGCAGAGAGTCGATTCGTTTTTGCAGAAGGGATTGATTCGAAGCCAACGAATCCGACGCAGCCTCCAACGCTTGCCAATCTCTTGCCGACGTGCCCGTCCGCAACGAAGCCAAGCGTGTCGCATGCACTCTTTCGCGAATGACGGATTGCTTGCCCCGATTTTCTTCGAACTTCATTTGCAATGTGGGATCAGCGATCTCGGCCAGTTTCTGACCTGCGATCACGCGGTCGCCCACGCGAACGTCGACGGCTTCGATGACGCCGCCTCGAGGCAAGTAAACCAATGCCGCATCCCGAACGCGAATGACTCCTGGGACGTGACGGTATCTAGGAACGGGAACGATCAGAATCAGGATGGCCGCGAGACAAACACAGGCTGCCAACCCAACGCGTCGTCCACCGGGGACTCCCATCCACGCACCGCTTCCTCGAATCATGCGAACAAGGTTTCGCATGCCGGTGAAGGCGAAACGCATCACGGCAAGAACGACAACAACCATGGCGATTCGCCACAATCCCCATCCAGCGGCCCACTGCAAAACAAACGTGGCAATCGCAATGCTGATGGAGATCCGGTACAGCTTGGAGGCCAAGTGGTAGACCGCCATCGACCAAACTCGTTTGCCAAAACGATGCCAACGGGAAAGTGGTGAAACGAGAAACAATCGCAGGCCGCGTCGTGCTTCCTCTCGCAAGTTCGCTGTGTCGAGCAGATCACTCAGAATGAAATACCCGTCGTACCGCATCAGTGGATTGGCGTTGAACAAAACGGTGCTGATTCCACAAACCAGGACCACATTCATCGCCGTCATTCGCACTTCATGCGACGGAGCCAACCACCAAACCCACAGCGCCCCCATGGCGATGATCCACTCCACCCAAATCCCTGCGGCCATCACCGCACCGCGTCTGGCGGCGTTGGGTTGTCGCCAAACGTCGGTGACGTCGACGTACGGGCACGGCATGAAGCACAACCACCAAATGCCAACCACACCGCAGCGAGATCCAAAGCGTCGGCAGAGGACCGCGTGCCCGAGTTCATGAGCGGTCTTGGTCAGTACAAACGTGGCCGCGATGGTCAGTGGTTGCAACGACAGGAGATAGCTTTGCAGGGAAGGCACTGAGCCGGCCCAGTGTTGCCAACGCACCATCCAGAACAGCAACGACACCAATCCGGCGACGCTGAACAGGACAACGGCCAACGGTGAGTAGACCAATCCGCTGAGGGGGACCAAACGACGAGCAACGGGATCGATCGACGCCAGCGGAATGCGAAAGGACAGCGGCGACGGAAGCCATCGCGATCGACTGTTGGGGGCGTCCACGCTGGTTCGCTTGAGCCATCCCGCCGCTTTGGCTTGCGGCCAAAACGTCGCATCCGGGGGCGCCGTAGCACCAGGGGCATCCGAGGCGGAGCCTTGAAGCGATTGCCAAATGCGTTTGGTCGTGCGAGCGAAGCGTCCGCCGATTTCATCGACAATCACCAGCCCGCGGCCATCTGGCAATGGCAACGCGTGCAAGTCCTGACGCAGGGCCGATGCTTCTCGGCGGGAGTTCACGGCAGGGCCCAAACCGCTCATCGCCGCAGATTTCCACGAAGGGAATCGGAGTCGTCGCGGTCCATTCGCCACGCCATTTCGTCTCGTGAACGATAGATGCGAAGCGTCACCTGGGCACCTGGCAACAATTGCCAATGCTGGTCGACGCTGTGCCCTGAACCAGGAACGATGGCGGTCCGCGGCGGCACCGAACCATCATGGGTTTGCCGGCGGTTCTGAACTTCGGCGTGCAAGCGGAAACGATTGCCGGGCAAGCGAGTTGGATCCACCGATGTGATTTTGCCCGCCAACATTTTCGCAGTCCCATCGGCTTCGTTTCCCCAATGGACGCTGACATCCAAACCAACGCAGGTCGCCGGTGACAGCTCATCAGCGTCCACGAGGGCGTGCAACGTCAACTGTCCTGCGGAAGCAACCGTGACCCAAGGTTGGCCTTTGGCGATCCATTCACCTGGTTCCCGGTGCACCGCCAGAACGACTCCTTCGATCGGGCTGACACAATCCAGTTGAGCCAACTCTTCATCGATCAAGGCCAAGTCCGCGGCAGCCAACTGCGTGTCGATGACGGCTTGGCGGATTTGTTTCTTCGTGCGTGCCACTTCCAAGCGGGCGCGTTCCACCGCCAACCGCATCCTCCGCAATTGATTCGAGGAAACCGCGCCGGTGAATTTTTGCTCAGTCGCGTTGCTGGCGTCGAGCTCGGCTTCGGCTTCGGCAAGCGATGTTTCCGCGAATTGCATTTCGAGATCGTCACTTGTGATCAGCTTGGCTGACTCGTGACGCAGCGATGCAGCTCGACGTCGGATGATCAGTGCCTGCGAGTCCAACCTTCCCAGCACGTCCTGGCGGCGGACGAATTGGTTGGGTCGCACGGCAGATTCCGCCACCGCACCGCTCTGCAACGCTGGCACGTCCACCTGTTGGCTGAAATCGACAACGACATCGCGAACTTCGACCACGTTGGTTCGCACGGGATCGCGATCGACCGGGTCAGCGGCATCGACGGAGGCGGTTGCCCAGCCAAAGGTGACGATCAAACACACCATTGATTTCATGTGATCTGGCATCAGAAATACCCTCCCCATTGGACTTGGCACCAATGCACCACGTCTTGGACCAAGAACCATCCCACCGGCGTGCGTCCGCAATGCAGCGTCACCCGGGCGGGCATTTCAGCGAGCGGCTGATCACCGAGTGTCGGTGATTGTTCCAGCCCCAATCGCATCACGACCGAGGGCGTTCCATCCGTCGGATCGGGCACGATCGGGCCAAACCGTTGGGCGGTCGCGGCAAGATTCATTTGACTGGACCAGGCCGTCCCCACTTCGGCGGTCAGCTGCTCCGATTGCCACGCGTTGTCGACGGTTTGCAGCCGAGTTTGAGGAATCCGAGCGTCGACGACCCACGGGGTGTCTTCGGCGATCACGTTCAAGACCGGATCGCCGCGGCGGAGGGGGCGATTGGCCAAACGTTCTTGAAGTCGCCAGGCGTCCACGCGTCCGTTGCGGAGAGCTCGGAGGACCAACCGTTCTTTTGATTCCTGAATGATTTCGAGCTGTCGTTCGACCGACGCGATTTCTTCTTCCACTTCTCGTCCGTCATGGACCGAGTCCGGACGAGAATGAACGGATGGACGCGACATCAGCGTCTGGTTGACTTGTTCCTGTTGCCGCATCAACACGGCTTGGCGACCCAGCAGACTGGTTTCCTGTTCTTGCAGGTCGGTGGACGTGAGTGTCGCCAACAAGTCCCCTCGCTGAACCCGTTGCCCGTGATCGACATGCAGTGTTTCCACCACTGCATCGCTGGCGGCGTGATAGGAGTCGAGTTCAACAGGCCGGATGACTCCCGTGACGGGCACCAAACTGGGCATCGGCAGGCAAACCAAGATGGCGATCGCAAGCGTTGCTGCCATCCAAGTCGCGGATTTGCGAAGTCGAGAATGCACCGCTCGCGTGCGTCGTGAAGTGGAACTCGGTTCGGACGCCGGGGCTGAGCCAAGGGAGCTGACCGCGTCCGGTTCCACGAACAATTTCGAAAACCATCGGCCACCGGGAAGCGATTCGATGCGACGGGCGGCGGTCCAGGCCGAGGCTCCACCGACGAGCAACCGATTCAGCGTGCCCCAGTAAATGTCTTCCGACAAATGTTCCGCTTCGTCCGACGTGAATCCCACGATCCGCCACTGCGAATCGGGGTGCGCGGCAACGACCCAAGAGGGTTCCTGGGATGATTGAATGGAGCTCGTGGTTTGGTCTTGGTTGAACGGAGTTGCGGAGGAAGCGTCTTCGTTGGGATTGCTTTCGTTCGATTTCGCTTGGCAACTGCCAAACCAAATTCCGTGTTGAGGTTGAAGGTCGATCGCCGTCGCGGCGCGGATTGCTTTGGCGGCGCCGCTGTGTTGATCGATGCGATGGACGTGACTGACCGCAACGATTCGTGGTTGAGACGAGTCGACTCGGCACAGGGCCACGCGTGGCAAACGCAACAACTCTGCTGCTGCATCCACCCAGGCGGCTTGGATCATTCCGGTCGACGTCATCCGGTGCAGACGTTCCACGACGCCATCGACCCGGTCGGTTGCATCAAGCAATTGGCTGAGTGTTTTCAGACGCAACACGCGTAGAAACTCGCCCGCGAGATCCGACATTTGGGCCAGAAACCGAAGGCTGCCGCGTTGACTGGCAGCGGTCCCACCTTCATCCAAAAAGACCTGGATCAATCCTTCGGGCAACGCCGAGGAAGGGTCGATCCGAATCGGCACGATTGCCGTGGGATAGGGCAGCGGATTGGCTGGCACATCGATTTGGTCCGCACCTGGCGTGGGGGGAACGACGACCGGAGCCCCTTCCGTTGCGACTTCCGCAAGCAAACACTGGTGAACTTGTTCGGCCTCATCCACCAGGGCAAGGTCGGTCACCCGCCCGAGACGATGTTCGGCAACGTAGTTCGTTTCATTGGAGTCCCCTGAACTGGGACGCGTCCAAATCACAACGCCATGACCCGCCATCGCTCGCAAAACGCGATCGGCGAGAAACCGAAGGTAGTCCGCCCTTTTTCGCGGTTGATGCGTCGCCGCAGCGACCTCGCGAACGATCTGAGTGATCTCTTGCCGGGCTTGGTCCACCAACTGATGAGACGAAGGCACACCGGGGGCGGCGTAGGTCGATCCGCGCGCAGACGCTGAACTCCTCGACGAATCAGATGAAGCCGACCCGCTGGGTGCAAAGACAAACGGCTCGCTGGACGCGGTCGACGTCATCAATTTTCCAAGAGAACGATGTTTTCAACCGGCAGATCAACGCCAGCGGTTGCCGCCAAAGGAACCACTGCTTTCGCCTTGCGGCGTCGAAACCGAATAGCGACCACTGGATTTGACCGAGGGTGGCATCCAACGTGACTTGGACGCATCCTCACTCAAGTTGTTCGGGCTTGCTTGTGCGATCGGTGCACTCGCTCCGGCTGGAATGGACTCCACTGGCGAACGATCTTCGTCGCGATTGAGTTGACGGACATACCAGGACGAGGAACCATTCGAGGCTGCCGGTCGGTTGCCTGCGGATGCCATTGAATTCGTGCTTTTCCAACCAGAATCCGAACGCCCTTGGTCACGTGGCATCGAATCCGCTGCTGCCAGTGCGGTGGCGGGTGCGACTTGCGAGCGGGCCGCTGAGTTGGCGGGGCCAGTCGCACTGACCAAAGCGATGTCGCCGGTCGAACCAGGCTGACTGCCTCGAGGAGTGAGTTTGGCGAATTGAGCCACGGGGCCGCTGCCGGATTCCACCCAGCCCAACCAGTATTCCTGCAGTTCGGCCAACGAATCGTAGCCGTAGTGTTTTTGCACGTTGTTGGTCCACGACCCACGTTGCATGTACTCGCCCAAGAAATCAATGAATGTCTCAGGACCCTGTTGCTCGATCAGAAATCGGCACACCGAGTAACCTTGGGCGTACATCGGCAACACATCGGAGGGATACTCGGTCAGCAAGAACAACTGGTTCATCGCGATGCCGCGACGCGTCGACAGGAACTCTCGCAACTTGGCTTCGTGCTTGGCCTTTTCTGAATCGTGCTCGACGGTGGTGCAAATGCCTTCGTCAGCCCAACGTGGCAAAGGTCGACCAAAGTGAGTCGCCAAAACCGTGTGGGTGACTTCGTGCGGCAACACGCTGTCGAGGATTCGCTCGGGGGTTCCAACGACTTCCATTTGAAAGTCGCGAACAGGAGCGGGGTTGTACGTGGTCACGCCTTGGGCGGGCAGGTTGCCTGCGACAACTCGAACCGGGCAGGGAGTGGGCCAGGGTGGCAAGGGCTGGCCGGTCCAGTAGCTCGCCAGATCATGGCGATACTTCTCGGCGGCGTCCCCGACGGCTTTGGCCAACTGGGAGTTGGGAGCTTCGACGATGAAATTGCGGGTTCGATAGTTGGCCGCGTCGGCCGGTGCTGCCAAGCACGCCAACACAGCAAAACAGGCCCACACGGTTCCCAATCGCTTCTGGAAATCGAGACGTGCAGAGACGAACTGGCGGATGGTTTTGGCTTCCATGCCGAAGGACTCCGTTCCGGTGGCTGAGCGTCGAAGGGGCGGACCTCGAATCATTCTTGGTCGCGTTCGGGCGAGTTTAGGGGAAGCCGTCCGTTCGCCGATAGGTAGAAATGGGCGGGCTGCTGAGACGTCAAATCGCTCACAATCCCGGGCCCAAGGCGTGCAAACCGCGAAGAAAATCCAGCCCGCAAAGAACTGGACTCGCGTCAGAATCCCCTAAATTGCTATGCAAACGCTCTCCGTCGCGCTGATTTCGCGTGAGCGGATCTTCCCATCTTGGAAACGCGAATATGTCTGCTGCTAGTCAAGTCACCAGCACCTCCGCCGCCGCGAGCTTTTCGTCCAGCGAACAGGCTTCCCAAATCAGCGACAGTGCCAACGAAGGGTACAACTCGTTGGATGTGGACAGTTTTCTGCAATTGCTGATCAATGAACTGCAGAACCAGGACCCTCTGGACCCGGTCGACAACGCCCAAATGGTCCAGCAGATCGCACAAATTCGTGAAATCGGGGCCACCGACGAACTGACCAACACACTCAGCGATCTGTCCAACAGCCAACAACTGGTCACCGCCAGCGGATTGATTGGACGCACCGTGACGGGGTTGGCTGATGACCAAACCAACACAACGGGGGTGGTCGACAAGATCACGGTCGAAACGAATGACGACAGCCAAGCCCGTTCGGTCAAAGTTCACGTGGGTCAGAAGACGATGCAGATAGAGAATATCCGAGAAATTCAAACTGAGTAAAGTTTGCCGATTAGTTTGGCCGATCTACAGGTTTGAGTTTGCGTTGTAAGACCTACTGAAAACTGTGGAGACGTTCGCCGATGGGACTTCAATCAGCCCTGACGACTGCCCTGACCGGACTGAGTGCTGCCGAAACACAGATCGATGTGATCGGTAACAACCTGGCCAACTCGCAGACGGTCGGTTTCAAATCGTCCGATGCGGTCTTTGCGACGCAGTTCTTGCAAACGTTGTCGCTAGGGGCAGGTCCCTCCAGCAACAACGGTGGTACCAACCCCCGACAAATCGGTTTGGGTGTCCAGGTCGCGGAAATCGCGGCCAACCACAACCAGGGCACCATCGAGATCAGCAGCAGCAGCAGCGACCTCGCGATCCAGGGCGACGGGTTCTTCCAAGTCGAAGCGGCGGACGGCGAAAAGCTGTACACGCGGAATGGTATTTTTAAACTCAACAGCGATGCAGAACTCGTCAATGCAACCGGCCAGCGATTGCTTGGTTACGGCATCGACGAACAGTTCCGTTTGCAGACGAGTTCGTTGGTTCCGCTGTCGATTCCCTTGGGAACCAAGACCGTTGCCAAAGCGACCGAGAACGTCTCATTTGAAGGCACGTTGACCCCTGAAGGCGATGTTGCCACCGCGGGACAAGTGATCGAGAGTCTTCACCTGGGCGACAGCCAAGTCCCACGTCCCGACGCCAGCGGTGTGTCGGTCGAAACATCACCGATTGCGGATCACGCTGCCGTCACCGGCACCGTGGGGGCCGGTTCGCTGACCGGGGGAACTTACCAGTACAAATTTGCCTTGGTCGATGCCAGCGGCAATGAATCGGCGCCCAGCGCTGCACGTTCCTTCACGGTGGGAACCAACGGCAATGTCGACCTGAGTAACTTGCCTCAGGACCCTTTGGGCGGCGACTTCCCAACGGTCAACATCTATCGCACCGGCCCCAATGGAACCGAATTCGAGTACCTCGCGTCGGCAGCCGCAGGTGGGACGTACAACGACGATGGTTCGACCGCCCTGTCCGGAACGGCGATCAACGAAGACACGCTGACGGGCAACTACACCTACATGGTGACTTACTACAGCTCCGGCGACCCAGAAAGTCGCCCGAGTTCGTATTTGGGGCCCAAGAGCGTTGTCGATGGCCGGATCACGTTGAGCGATTTCCCAACGCCTCCAACGCCTCCGGCTGGCGGCGGTTTCCCCGCCTACGATTCGGTGCGGATCTATCGCAACCTTGCCGGTGACCAAAACAACTTCTACTTGGTGGGGGAGGTCGCCCCCGGTGAAACCTTCACCGACTCCGCGACGGATGCACAAATATCGGACCTGACCGAACCCGGCAACCAGTTGTTGGACATGGATGGCCCGGCGGTCAACTCCAACACCTTGCTGACCGATGTCCTTCGCCGAGATGGATTGACCTACGAACAGGTCTTCAGCGAAGGCACGCTGAGCTACACCGGTCGCAAAGGTGGTTCGAACCTGGGAACGAAGGAACTAGAGATCACTTCAACCAGCACCATGCAGGACCTGCTGGACTTCATCTCCGATGCTTCGGGGATCCAGACGTTGCAGATTGACTCAGCCAATCCGATCCCTCGATCGGAAAACAACATTGAAGGTGAATCCGGCGACCTGGTCGCGGGAGCCTACATCCAAGACGGAAAGATTCGACTGGTTTCGAACAATGGTGAAGCCAACGCGATCGACATTGAATTGTCTGCGTTTCGATTGACGGACGAACTGGGCCAAATCACCACGCCGAACTTGGCCTTTGGAGTTCAGCAAGAAGCGATCGGACAAAGTGCCTCCAGTGACTTTGTGGTCTATGACTCACTCGGTGTGCCAATCAACGTCCGAGTTTCCGCGACACTGGAAAGCCGCACCGACCAAGCCACCATCTATCGCTGGTACGCCGACAGTCCCGACAACTCGGTGACCGGCAACACCGACATCACGGTCGGAACAGGTCTGATTCAGTTCGACGGGAACGGCAACTTCGTGACCGCGACCGAAGAAACCATTTCGATCAACCGCCAAGGCATCCCCAGCGTTTCGCCTTTGCAATTTGAAATGGACTTCTCACTTGTCT
Protein-coding regions in this window:
- a CDS encoding peptide chain release factor encodes the protein MPLPMSVGTHPCLWPVEEIEKRCQLRTQSRSGPGGQHRNRTASGAFLTFDSGVPEIGTITAEATEQRQQGRNRSTALARMRFLLAITLRSESPLGTGLAPNEVGLSQAELDLRARYRGSPMKLNDENAAKPGVLTLVLNDLWYAGGQPSLVAPHWKASTSKLVNLVRSHPPAFRLVNQIRQHHTRPPLR
- a CDS encoding HlyD family efflux transporter periplasmic adaptor subunit; protein product: MTSTASSEPFVFAPSGSASSDSSRSSASARGSTYAAPGVPSSHQLVDQARQEITQIVREVAAATHQPRKRADYLRFLADRVLRAMAGHGVVIWTRPSSGDSNETNYVAEHRLGRVTDLALVDEAEQVHQCLLAEVATEGAPVVVPPTPGADQIDVPANPLPYPTAIVPIRIDPSSALPEGLIQVFLDEGGTAASQRGSLRFLAQMSDLAGEFLRVLRLKTLSQLLDATDRVDGVVERLHRMTSTGMIQAAWVDAAAELLRLPRVALCRVDSSQPRIVAVSHVHRIDQHSGAAKAIRAATAIDLQPQHGIWFGSCQAKSNESNPNEDASSATPFNQDQTTSSIQSSQEPSWVVAAHPDSQWRIVGFTSDEAEHLSEDIYWGTLNRLLVGGASAWTAARRIESLPGGRWFSKLFVEPDAVSSLGSAPASEPSSTSRRTRAVHSRLRKSATWMAATLAIAILVCLPMPSLVPVTGVIRPVELDSYHAASDAVVETLHVDHGQRVQRGDLLATLTSTDLQEQETSLLGRQAVLMRQQEQVNQTLMSRPSVHSRPDSVHDGREVEEEIASVERQLEIIQESKERLVLRALRNGRVDAWRLQERLANRPLRRGDPVLNVIAEDTPWVVDARIPQTRLQTVDNAWQSEQLTAEVGTAWSSQMNLAATAQRFGPIVPDPTDGTPSVVMRLGLEQSPTLGDQPLAEMPARVTLHCGRTPVGWFLVQDVVHWCQVQWGGYF
- a CDS encoding flagellar hook-basal body complex protein — protein: MGLQSALTTALTGLSAAETQIDVIGNNLANSQTVGFKSSDAVFATQFLQTLSLGAGPSSNNGGTNPRQIGLGVQVAEIAANHNQGTIEISSSSSDLAIQGDGFFQVEAADGEKLYTRNGIFKLNSDAELVNATGQRLLGYGIDEQFRLQTSSLVPLSIPLGTKTVAKATENVSFEGTLTPEGDVATAGQVIESLHLGDSQVPRPDASGVSVETSPIADHAAVTGTVGAGSLTGGTYQYKFALVDASGNESAPSAARSFTVGTNGNVDLSNLPQDPLGGDFPTVNIYRTGPNGTEFEYLASAAAGGTYNDDGSTALSGTAINEDTLTGNYTYMVTYYSSGDPESRPSSYLGPKSVVDGRITLSDFPTPPTPPAGGGFPAYDSVRIYRNLAGDQNNFYLVGEVAPGETFTDSATDAQISDLTEPGNQLLDMDGPAVNSNTLLTDVLRRDGLTYEQVFSEGTLSYTGRKGGSNLGTKELEITSTSTMQDLLDFISDASGIQTLQIDSANPIPRSENNIEGESGDLVAGAYIQDGKIRLVSNNGEANAIDIELSAFRLTDELGQITTPNLAFGVQQEAIGQSASSDFVVYDSLGVPINVRVSATLESRTDQATIYRWYADSPDNSVTGNTDITVGTGLIQFDGNGNFVTATEETISINRQGIPSVSPLQFEMDFSLVSGLATDEASLAATQQDGSEPGVLNSFVVGEDGTIRGVFSNGISRDLGQLQLARFANPAGLEARGLNMYAEGVNTGLPVTGQPGENGIGSVIGGALELSNTDIGKDLVELVLASTQYRGNSRVITTTQQLIDELLNLRR
- a CDS encoding HlyD family secretion protein, which produces MKSMVCLIVTFGWATASVDAADPVDRDPVRTNVVEVRDVVVDFSQQVDVPALQSGAVAESAVRPNQFVRRQDVLGRLDSQALIIRRRAASLRHESAKLITSDDLEMQFAETSLAEAEAELDASNATEQKFTGAVSSNQLRRMRLAVERARLEVARTKKQIRQAVIDTQLAAADLALIDEELAQLDCVSPIEGVVLAVHREPGEWIAKGQPWVTVASAGQLTLHALVDADELSPATCVGLDVSVHWGNEADGTAKMLAGKITSVDPTRLPGNRFRLHAEVQNRRQTHDGSVPPRTAIVPGSGHSVDQHWQLLPGAQVTLRIYRSRDEMAWRMDRDDSDSLRGNLRR
- a CDS encoding flagellar hook assembly protein FlgD, with the translated sequence MSAASQVTSTSAAASFSSSEQASQISDSANEGYNSLDVDSFLQLLINELQNQDPLDPVDNAQMVQQIAQIREIGATDELTNTLSDLSNSQQLVTASGLIGRTVTGLADDQTNTTGVVDKITVETNDDSQARSVKVHVGQKTMQIENIREIQTE
- a CDS encoding peptidase M50, producing MNSRREASALRQDLHALPLPDGRGLVIVDEIGGRFARTTKRIWQSLQGSASDAPGATAPPDATFWPQAKAAGWLKRTSVDAPNSRSRWLPSPLSFRIPLASIDPVARRLVPLSGLVYSPLAVVLFSVAGLVSLLFWMVRWQHWAGSVPSLQSYLLSLQPLTIAATFVLTKTAHELGHAVLCRRFGSRCGVVGIWWLCFMPCPYVDVTDVWRQPNAARRGAVMAAGIWVEWIIAMGALWVWWLAPSHEVRMTAMNVVLVCGISTVLFNANPLMRYDGYFILSDLLDTANLREEARRGLRLFLVSPLSRWHRFGKRVWSMAVYHLASKLYRISISIAIATFVLQWAAGWGLWRIAMVVVVLAVMRFAFTGMRNLVRMIRGSGAWMGVPGGRRVGLAACVCLAAILILIVPVPRYRHVPGVIRVRDAALVYLPRGGVIEAVDVRVGDRVIAGQKLAEIADPTLQMKFEENRGKQSVIRERVHATRLASLRTGTSARDWQALEAASDSLASNQSLLQKRIDSLRLVSPQAGLVLPASAAPTTPKNHRDWRMEDPFTLRPTVGETTEDRVAWCRIASDPRLEVVVNINASDRNRIAEGVPVSVTLPSMPGRKIRTHVRGVSPMELVGEQVAATKPEEELAYEAVCDLSIESMVRPQDPSFAGQTATTDRELDGLLRWDGASCQAVLRLPSKPLWKDAKHSIERLMGI
- a CDS encoding rhomboid family intramembrane serine protease, with product MIPIRDDIPSRTTPVVNYLVIALCAFAFLAQQASSDQSEAIISGFSMVPLRITDPDTTPVMQQRVAVQTPRGVEVMEVRQEIGPAAVPVWATLITCMFLHGGWMHFLGNMWFLYIFGDNVEDRLGHLGYVLLYLGTGVFAGLAHLLSDPGSPVPTLGASGAIAGVMGAYAFLYPHARVVAVLPLMFVFPTFVLPGPVFLGIWFVIQLVNSLGSLTGGEAGGVAWWAHAGGFIAGAVAALLIGRSPLGHEAVQERRF